From the Candidatus Bathyarchaeota archaeon genome, one window contains:
- a CDS encoding AbrB/MazE/SpoVT family DNA-binding domain-containing protein has product MTSKGQITIPKELGERFNLKKGVEVITIPTDNGIIIRPSANPLEQVRGLFSKELELEKAESFIRRMGRRWRLD; this is encoded by the coding sequence TTGACCAGTAAGGGGCAGATAACCATCCCCAAGGAGCTCGGGGAGAGGTTTAACCTCAAGAAGGGGGTGGAGGTCATAACGATACCGACGGATAATGGGATTATCATAAGGCCCTCGGCAAACCCCTTAGAACAGGTCAGGGGCCTATTCAGCAAAGAGCTGGAGCTGGAGAAGGCGGAGAGCTTCATAAGGAGGATGGGGAGGCGGTGGCGCCTTGACTGA
- a CDS encoding type II toxin-antitoxin system VapC family toxin, which produces MPQSLVLDASAAVKWFIKEDEHPEMRELRDLFLEGRLEIHIPSLLYTEFSNALRYIHGLTSIDVVRALNALKDLQLKTISDLDLLQEAVEIAFDKDITVYDALYIALARAVSSKLITYDTKLLNRFSDNAVKASQILKELRGDSL; this is translated from the coding sequence ATGCCCCAAAGCCTAGTCCTAGACGCCAGCGCAGCCGTCAAATGGTTCATCAAAGAAGATGAGCACCCTGAGATGCGAGAACTTAGAGACCTATTCCTCGAGGGAAGGCTGGAGATCCACATACCCTCACTACTCTACACGGAGTTCTCCAACGCCCTGAGATACATCCATGGCCTCACCTCCATTGATGTAGTCAGGGCTTTAAACGCCCTTAAGGACCTACAATTAAAAACCATTAGCGACCTCGATCTGCTACAAGAAGCGGTGGAGATAGCCTTCGACAAGGACATAACGGTGTATGACGCCCTATACATAGCCCTAGCCAGAGCCGTAAGCTCCAAGCTTATAACCTACGACACCAAACTCCTCAACAGATTCAGCGACAACGCGGTAAAGGCAAGCCAAATACTCAAAGAGCTACGGGGAGATAGCTTATAG
- a CDS encoding CopG family transcriptional regulator: MSVKITVRIPRVLKERMDRLAHINWSEIVRRTIEEKAREEEVKRALEVMEEISSKAKPERPTAEIIREFRDRRCPKA, encoded by the coding sequence ATGTCTGTCAAGATAACAGTCAGGATTCCAAGGGTTCTCAAGGAGCGTATGGATAGACTCGCTCACATCAACTGGAGCGAGATTGTTAGGAGAACCATCGAGGAGAAGGCCCGTGAGGAGGAGGTCAAGAGGGCTCTGGAGGTTATGGAGGAGATCTCATCCAAGGCCAAGCCCGAGAGGCCTACAGCCGAGATTATAAGGGAGTTCAGGGATAGAAGATGCCCCAAAGCCTAG